The Aggregicoccus sp. 17bor-14 genome window below encodes:
- a CDS encoding uracil-DNA glycosylase family protein, with translation MLPAHPHEALLAVHAQLRACRRCPRMVGRAVHGPAVASPVLLVGQAPGVHEEGLGRPFAWTAGRTLFRWLHEALGADEEAVRARLYFSAVARCFPGKAKGGGDRKPDPEEVLACRPHLAGEVAALAPRLVLPVGALAIAEVLGHRGPLAQVVGTQQRVRFHGHEVDVIALPHPSGASTWHRTEPGQGLLRRALALLGAHPAARALFAP, from the coding sequence ATGCTCCCCGCGCACCCACATGAGGCGCTGCTCGCCGTACACGCGCAGCTGCGCGCCTGCCGCCGCTGCCCGCGCATGGTGGGGCGCGCGGTGCACGGCCCCGCGGTGGCGAGCCCCGTGCTGCTGGTGGGCCAGGCGCCCGGGGTGCACGAGGAGGGGCTGGGCCGGCCCTTCGCGTGGACGGCGGGGCGCACGCTGTTCCGCTGGCTGCACGAGGCGCTGGGGGCGGACGAGGAGGCGGTGCGCGCGCGGCTCTACTTCAGCGCCGTGGCGCGCTGCTTTCCGGGCAAGGCGAAGGGGGGCGGGGACCGCAAGCCGGACCCGGAGGAGGTCCTGGCCTGCCGCCCGCACCTGGCGGGAGAGGTGGCCGCGCTCGCGCCCCGCCTCGTGCTGCCGGTGGGGGCGCTCGCCATCGCGGAGGTGCTGGGGCATCGCGGGCCGCTCGCGCAGGTGGTGGGCACCCAGCAGCGGGTGCGCTTCCACGGGCACGAGGTGGACGTCATCGCCCTGCCGCACCCCAGCGGCGCCTCCACCTGGCACCGCACCGAGCCGGGGCAGGGGCTGCTGCGCCGCGCGCTCGCGCTGCTCGGGGCGCACCCCGCGGCGCGGGCGCTCTTCGCGCCCTAG
- a CDS encoding OmpA family protein gives MADTEYGMSERRSGGGAMPWVLLVGVVALAGALGYFGFEAYSAQRSAHDTAEKLNRELEAKVAELDATRAGQAERLKQLEAQGVSLASERAALAAQVQEKDAQLEALQATYSSLEEKMKAEIKDGEIRLTQANGRLQVDLVDKVLFASGEAALSPRGEEVLARLGTVLEGVKDRDIQVSGHTDDSPPSDKLKAIYPTNWELSVARAVNVVRFLGEKAGVPQRRLVATGHGEYEPVASNATPQGRARNRRIEILLTPEVAAQPAPQVARAAAPAPAVKQASAVKPASAPAKKAVVKAASGTAPRKH, from the coding sequence ATGGCGGACACGGAGTACGGCATGTCGGAGCGGCGCAGCGGAGGCGGGGCGATGCCCTGGGTGCTGCTGGTCGGGGTGGTGGCGCTCGCGGGCGCGCTCGGCTACTTCGGCTTCGAGGCCTACTCGGCGCAGCGCTCGGCGCACGACACCGCGGAGAAGCTGAACCGGGAGCTGGAGGCGAAGGTGGCCGAGCTGGACGCCACGCGCGCGGGCCAGGCCGAGCGGCTCAAGCAGCTGGAGGCGCAAGGGGTGAGCCTCGCCTCCGAGCGCGCCGCGCTCGCCGCCCAGGTGCAGGAGAAGGACGCGCAGCTGGAGGCGCTGCAGGCGACCTACTCGAGCCTCGAGGAGAAGATGAAGGCGGAGATCAAGGACGGGGAGATCCGCCTCACCCAGGCCAACGGCCGGCTGCAGGTGGACCTGGTGGACAAGGTGCTCTTCGCCTCGGGCGAGGCGGCGCTCTCCCCGCGCGGCGAGGAGGTGCTCGCGCGCCTGGGCACGGTGCTCGAGGGCGTGAAGGACCGCGACATCCAGGTCTCCGGCCACACCGACGACAGCCCGCCGAGCGACAAGCTCAAGGCCATCTACCCCACCAACTGGGAGCTCTCGGTGGCGCGCGCGGTGAACGTGGTGCGCTTCCTCGGCGAGAAGGCCGGCGTGCCGCAGCGGCGGCTCGTGGCGACGGGGCACGGCGAGTACGAGCCGGTGGCCTCCAACGCGACGCCGCAGGGCCGCGCGCGCAACCGCCGCATCGAGATCCTGCTCACCCCCGAGGTGGCGGCGCAGCCCGCGCCCCAGGTCGCGCGCGCCGCTGCGCCGGCCCCGGCCGTGAAGCAGGCCTCGGCGGTGAAGCCTGCGAGCGCGCCGGCGAAGAAGGCGGTGGTGAAGGCCGCGAGCGGCACCGCCCCGCGCAAGCACTAG
- a CDS encoding secondary thiamine-phosphate synthase enzyme YjbQ: MSCHASELSVATRGRGFHDLTREVQAAVRASGIATGLCTVFLHHTSASLLLCENADPDVQRDLEAFFARLVKDGDPLFRHDAEGPDDMPSHVRAVLTGNSLGLPVREGRCDLGTWQGVYLWEHRTAAHRRRVSVTVTG; this comes from the coding sequence GTGAGCTGCCACGCGAGTGAGCTGAGCGTGGCCACCCGGGGCCGCGGCTTCCACGATCTCACCCGCGAGGTGCAGGCCGCCGTGCGCGCGAGCGGCATCGCCACCGGGCTGTGCACCGTGTTCCTGCACCACACCAGCGCCTCGCTGCTGCTGTGCGAGAACGCCGACCCGGACGTGCAGCGGGACCTCGAGGCCTTCTTCGCGCGGCTGGTGAAGGACGGAGACCCGCTCTTCCGCCACGACGCCGAAGGCCCCGACGACATGCCCAGCCACGTGCGCGCCGTGCTCACCGGCAACTCGCTCGGCCTGCCCGTGCGCGAGGGCCGGTGCGACCTGGGCACCTGGCAGGGCGTGTACCTGTGGGAGCACCGCACGGCGGCGCACCGGAGGCGCGTGAGCGTCACGGTGACGGGGTAG
- a CDS encoding DJ-1/PfpI family protein, whose protein sequence is MRAPTRIPRLLLLTLALVSGLAWAAEPAAQHAKHYVCPPCKHPCDDKVHDTPGTCPDCGMKLVERPDAAEQTPAPARKKVAILLFDGVEIIDSMGPYEVFGGADYDVYTVAETRAPLTTAMGQTLVPRYAFAEAPQADVVVVPGGGVTEAQHRAPILAWVKQQSTRVQQLMSVCNGAFILANAGLLDGLSATTTAGNLKRLQALFPEVKVVDDQRVVDNGRIVTTAGLSAGIDGALHVVEKLSGRGLAQQVALNGEYDWRPRTPFVRAALADRLIPPVDVSALGDWSVASTEGDTGRWELVLEGRSALGAPQLMAKLGEALQSAGTWTRAEGSAASASRSEWRFRGRKGEPWSGVLTLKPGAAGQYTVTLAIARAGQGA, encoded by the coding sequence ATGAGAGCCCCCACGAGAATCCCTCGCCTCTTGCTGCTCACCCTCGCCCTCGTCTCGGGCCTTGCCTGGGCCGCGGAGCCCGCCGCGCAGCACGCGAAGCACTACGTGTGCCCGCCCTGCAAACACCCCTGTGACGACAAGGTGCACGACACGCCGGGCACCTGCCCCGACTGCGGCATGAAGCTGGTGGAGCGGCCGGACGCGGCGGAGCAGACCCCGGCGCCGGCGCGCAAGAAGGTCGCCATCCTCCTCTTCGACGGCGTGGAGATCATCGACTCCATGGGCCCCTACGAGGTGTTCGGCGGCGCGGACTACGACGTGTACACGGTGGCGGAGACGCGCGCGCCGCTCACCACGGCGATGGGCCAGACGCTGGTGCCCCGCTACGCCTTCGCGGAGGCCCCGCAGGCGGACGTCGTCGTGGTGCCCGGCGGCGGGGTGACGGAGGCGCAGCACCGCGCGCCCATCCTCGCGTGGGTGAAGCAGCAGAGCACCCGCGTGCAGCAGCTGATGTCGGTGTGCAACGGGGCCTTCATCCTGGCGAACGCGGGGCTCTTGGACGGGCTCAGTGCGACCACCACGGCGGGCAACCTGAAGCGGCTGCAGGCCCTGTTCCCCGAGGTGAAGGTGGTGGACGACCAGCGCGTGGTGGACAACGGCCGCATCGTCACCACCGCCGGGCTCTCGGCCGGCATCGACGGCGCGCTGCACGTGGTGGAGAAGCTGAGTGGCCGCGGGCTCGCGCAGCAGGTGGCGCTCAACGGCGAGTACGACTGGCGCCCGCGCACCCCCTTCGTGCGCGCCGCGCTCGCCGACCGCCTCATCCCGCCGGTGGACGTGAGCGCGCTGGGGGACTGGAGCGTCGCGAGCACCGAGGGGGACACCGGGCGCTGGGAGCTGGTGCTCGAGGGGCGCTCGGCCCTGGGGGCGCCGCAGCTGATGGCGAAGCTGGGCGAGGCGCTCCAGTCCGCGGGCACGTGGACGCGGGCGGAGGGCAGCGCGGCCTCCGCGTCGCGCAGCGAGTGGCGCTTCCGCGGGCGCAAGGGCGAGCCCTGGAGCGGCGTGCTCACGCTGAAGCCCGGCGCCGCGGGCCAGTACACGGTGACGCTCGCCATCGCGCGGGCGGGGCAGGGCGCCTGA
- a CDS encoding GlxA family transcriptional regulator, whose translation MSPRASPLRKSPRPTARPPRTRRVAMLAFPDVQMLDVMGPLEVFARASRLLQEQGLREDDAYQVEILGLEPGPFTASSGLRLHADRGYAQVGRGLDTLLVAGGRGTERYCAHPPLLRWLRRQAGLVRRLASVCTGAFFLAEAGLLEGRSATTHWAWCDAFARRFPRIRLEPDRIFVKQGALYTTAGVTAGMDLALALVEEDHGRELALETARALVMFLRRPGGQAQFSAQLAVQLAEQEPLRELQGYIQDHPRADLSVPTLARRVAMSPRNFARVFTREVGMTPARFVTSTRVETARRLLEESSESLEAVCALSGLGTPEAMRRAFLHKLGIPPGRYRERFHPHAASTP comes from the coding sequence ATGTCCCCGCGAGCCTCCCCGCTGCGCAAGTCTCCCCGCCCCACCGCGCGGCCTCCCCGCACGCGGCGCGTGGCGATGCTGGCCTTCCCGGACGTGCAGATGCTGGACGTGATGGGGCCGCTGGAGGTGTTCGCGCGCGCCTCGCGCCTGCTGCAGGAGCAGGGCCTGCGCGAGGACGACGCGTACCAGGTGGAGATCCTCGGGCTCGAGCCCGGCCCCTTCACGGCGTCCTCCGGGCTGCGGCTGCACGCGGACCGCGGCTACGCGCAGGTGGGGCGCGGGCTGGACACCCTGCTCGTCGCGGGAGGGCGGGGCACGGAGCGCTACTGCGCCCACCCTCCGCTGCTGCGCTGGCTGCGCCGCCAGGCGGGCCTCGTGCGCAGGCTCGCCTCGGTGTGCACCGGCGCCTTCTTCCTCGCCGAGGCGGGGCTGCTCGAGGGCCGCAGCGCCACCACCCACTGGGCCTGGTGCGACGCCTTCGCGCGCCGCTTCCCGCGCATCCGCCTGGAGCCGGACCGCATCTTCGTGAAGCAGGGCGCGCTCTACACCACCGCGGGCGTCACCGCGGGGATGGACCTGGCGCTCGCGCTGGTGGAGGAGGACCACGGGCGCGAGCTGGCGCTGGAGACGGCGCGGGCCCTGGTGATGTTCCTGCGCCGCCCTGGCGGCCAGGCGCAGTTCAGCGCGCAGCTCGCGGTGCAGCTCGCCGAGCAGGAGCCGCTGCGCGAGCTGCAGGGCTACATCCAGGACCATCCGCGCGCGGACCTCAGCGTGCCCACGCTCGCGCGGCGGGTGGCGATGAGCCCGCGCAACTTCGCCCGCGTCTTCACGCGCGAGGTGGGCATGACCCCGGCGCGCTTCGTCACCTCCACGCGCGTGGAGACGGCGCGCCGCCTGCTCGAGGAGTCCTCCGAGAGCCTCGAGGCGGTGTGCGCCCTGAGCGGGCTGGGCACGCCCGAGGCCATGCGCCGCGCCTTCCTCCACAAGCTGGGCATCCCGCCCGGCCGCTACCGCGAGCGCTTCCACCCGCACGCCGCTTCCACTCCCTGA
- the def gene encoding peptide deformylase codes for MVLKIVQCGEPVLRQRARELSAEEVQSPAVQQLIALMRDTMRDAPGVGLAAPQVGVDVRLVVIEDRAEYQAGLGAGELAAREREPVPFHVLVNPRLTVEDATPVEFFEGCLSVSGFAALVARARGVRVDALDEQGRPFSRSARGWYARILQHEVDHLDGALYLDRMQPRTFSTLENQRRHWLGQSAEQLRAALRLPEPR; via the coding sequence ATGGTGCTCAAGATCGTCCAGTGCGGGGAGCCCGTGCTGCGCCAGCGCGCGCGCGAGCTCTCGGCCGAAGAGGTGCAGTCCCCCGCGGTGCAGCAGCTCATCGCGCTGATGCGCGACACGATGCGCGATGCGCCCGGGGTGGGGCTCGCCGCGCCGCAGGTGGGCGTGGACGTGCGGCTCGTGGTCATCGAGGACCGCGCGGAGTACCAGGCGGGGCTCGGCGCCGGGGAGCTCGCGGCGCGCGAGCGCGAGCCGGTGCCCTTCCACGTGCTGGTGAACCCGCGGCTCACCGTGGAGGACGCGACGCCGGTGGAGTTCTTCGAGGGCTGCCTCAGCGTGAGCGGCTTCGCGGCGCTGGTGGCGCGCGCCCGCGGCGTGCGGGTGGACGCCCTGGACGAGCAGGGCCGCCCCTTCAGCCGCAGCGCCCGCGGCTGGTACGCGCGCATCCTGCAGCACGAGGTGGACCACCTGGACGGCGCGCTCTACCTCGACCGCATGCAGCCGCGCACCTTCAGCACGCTGGAGAACCAGCGCCGGCACTGGCTCGGCCAGAGCGCCGAGCAGCTTCGCGCGGCGCTGCGCCTTCCGGAGCCGCGCTAG
- a CDS encoding PilZ domain-containing protein, translating to MSRKRRQYARVRAQSLVAHLHLDGKLVGGGPVENISAGGLLVRTGQQLPEGAELQLDLVRPGMKKPFRLAGHVVGGGGPSGTPPALRIAFELGSDLPAARLHGLLHELGLRETVEPPAAPPPQAPPAPAILRQAASAPAATAAPLPPRAAALPVPVLAPRPVLLPAPAALTPWAPPAAAASVAREPEAALSLQQQVQELQQQLRTARAQLERHERELAALRAELRGPRQ from the coding sequence ATGAGCCGCAAGAGACGGCAGTACGCCCGCGTGCGGGCGCAGAGCCTCGTCGCGCACCTGCACCTGGACGGCAAGCTGGTGGGCGGCGGCCCGGTGGAGAACATCTCCGCGGGCGGCCTGCTCGTGCGCACCGGGCAGCAGCTGCCGGAGGGCGCCGAGCTGCAGCTGGACCTCGTGCGGCCCGGGATGAAGAAGCCCTTCCGGCTCGCGGGCCATGTGGTGGGCGGCGGCGGGCCGAGCGGCACCCCGCCCGCGCTGCGCATCGCGTTCGAGCTGGGCTCGGACCTCCCGGCGGCGCGCCTGCACGGGCTGCTCCACGAGCTGGGGCTGCGCGAGACGGTGGAGCCGCCCGCAGCACCCCCGCCGCAGGCGCCTCCCGCTCCCGCCATCCTGCGCCAGGCGGCTTCCGCGCCGGCGGCGACCGCCGCGCCGCTGCCTCCGCGCGCTGCCGCGCTCCCGGTCCCGGTGCTGGCGCCGCGGCCCGTGCTGCTGCCCGCGCCGGCCGCGCTCACGCCGTGGGCGCCCCCGGCGGCCGCGGCCTCCGTGGCCCGGGAGCCGGAGGCCGCCCTCTCGCTGCAGCAGCAGGTGCAGGAGCTGCAGCAGCAGCTGCGGACGGCGCGCGCCCAGCTCGAGCGGCACGAGCGCGAGCTCGCGGCGCTGCGCGCGGAGCTCCGCGGCCCGCGCCAGTAG
- a CDS encoding DUF1990 family protein — translation MQRARAVPIMVGSTNRKGEMQGTTSATEKVAEKVNQAKEAAEEKVEQAAELLLPDQGSGPLLQRDYWAVIQNSQRSPSQLMEWVARRFPEFAPKELCVFERSDPEREGEPVEEGEELHVKIQGAGTFQVRCIHKDAQSLTLATLPGHPEAGRITFGAYRNEQRDVIFHIRSRARSGSTFHYVGFVAGGEAMQTNTWTEFVLRAAVSAGEGVVGAIHADTTELQGEPDDGDPEHGPTFVAKGD, via the coding sequence ATGCAGCGCGCCCGGGCGGTCCCCATCATGGTGGGGTCGACCAACCGAAAGGGCGAGATGCAGGGCACCACATCCGCCACCGAGAAGGTGGCCGAGAAGGTCAACCAGGCGAAGGAGGCGGCCGAGGAGAAGGTCGAGCAGGCAGCCGAGCTGCTGCTGCCCGACCAGGGCTCGGGCCCGCTGCTGCAGCGCGACTACTGGGCGGTCATCCAGAACAGCCAGCGCTCGCCCTCGCAGCTGATGGAGTGGGTGGCGCGGCGCTTCCCCGAGTTCGCGCCGAAGGAGCTGTGCGTCTTCGAGCGCTCGGATCCCGAGCGCGAGGGCGAGCCGGTGGAGGAGGGCGAGGAGCTGCACGTGAAGATCCAGGGCGCGGGCACCTTCCAGGTGCGCTGCATCCACAAGGACGCCCAGAGCCTCACGCTCGCCACGCTGCCCGGGCACCCCGAGGCGGGCCGCATCACCTTCGGCGCCTACCGCAACGAGCAGCGCGACGTCATCTTCCACATCCGCAGCCGCGCGCGCTCCGGCTCCACCTTCCACTACGTGGGCTTCGTGGCGGGCGGCGAGGCGATGCAGACCAACACCTGGACGGAGTTCGTGCTGCGCGCGGCGGTGAGCGCAGGGGAGGGCGTGGTGGGCGCCATCCACGCGGACACCACCGAGCTGCAGGGCGAGCCGGACGACGGCGACCCGGAGCACGGGCCCACCTTCGTGGCGAAGGGAGACTGA
- a CDS encoding alpha/beta hydrolase yields the protein MPRLVTQLGELQCQVVDALPEGSAPRLAVVLCHGFGAPAEDLVPLAAELLAQAPALAGSVRFVFPAAPLQLEGMPGARAWWRLPPEVFQFGERDWERYADAVVEGLAPARRALLSCVEAVSRGMKLPLGRIVLGGFSQGAMLATDLALRLEEPPAALAILSGILITKSDWSARAERRRGLPVFQSHGQYDDILPFARGEALRHLLEAAGMPVQFVPFDGPHTIFPEVLEGLAAFLAQRVERP from the coding sequence ATGCCTCGACTCGTGACCCAGCTCGGAGAGCTGCAGTGCCAGGTGGTGGATGCCCTCCCCGAGGGCAGCGCCCCGCGGCTCGCCGTCGTCCTCTGCCACGGCTTCGGCGCTCCCGCCGAGGACCTCGTCCCGCTCGCCGCGGAGCTGCTCGCGCAGGCCCCCGCGCTTGCTGGCAGCGTGCGCTTCGTCTTTCCCGCCGCACCCCTGCAGCTCGAGGGAATGCCAGGCGCGCGGGCGTGGTGGCGCCTGCCCCCGGAGGTGTTCCAGTTCGGCGAGCGCGACTGGGAGCGCTACGCGGACGCGGTGGTGGAGGGGCTCGCGCCCGCGCGCCGCGCGCTGCTCAGCTGCGTGGAGGCGGTGAGCCGCGGGATGAAGCTGCCCCTGGGGCGCATCGTGCTCGGCGGCTTCAGCCAGGGGGCGATGCTCGCCACCGACCTCGCCCTGCGCCTCGAGGAGCCGCCCGCCGCGCTCGCCATCCTCTCCGGCATCCTCATCACGAAGTCGGACTGGAGCGCCCGCGCCGAGCGGCGCCGCGGCCTGCCCGTGTTCCAGTCCCACGGTCAGTACGACGACATCCTGCCCTTCGCCCGCGGCGAGGCGCTGCGCCACCTGCTCGAGGCCGCCGGGATGCCCGTGCAGTTCGTCCCCTTCGACGGGCCGCACACGATCTTCCCCGAGGTGCTCGAGGGGCTCGCCGCCTTCCTCGCGCAGCGCGTGGAGCGGCCGTGA
- a CDS encoding DUF1990 family protein, translating to MADRVTSEGGAKKEPTKKGLIEWRYFRGWSEQELLPRLALARTLPRNFPDEPEKMSLETGWSQVRSVSRLGREEPGPPAPDGLFERARAVFETFDFSDPRIVRWHFKQDEPLRGRAVLLELKSLDEKLRFLCAVRVGGTRLERGEKCSIYGFSFETLAGHIEAGCEWFLLQKDHASGEVSFTIEASWRPGQFPNWWTRLGFSLVGRRYQRAWHRLTHVRVRELARHRPELVGKAAHSGALEHSGHEVETAPVQFFAQPAQGRHKTKVHEEVEAVSRGLWLTPLGLGVLAGMRSMSAPTLVSRRLAEAPGPLNSGLARTLAKPWVPQALGLLALGELVVDKLPMTPARVKAVPLAGRIFAGALAAAASVAGSSRGRTLAAAALGATTAVVSAWAFFELRTLVTRRLKVPAVAAGLAEDSLVGALASRLMPVVSGASASA from the coding sequence ATGGCAGACCGCGTGACGAGCGAGGGCGGAGCGAAGAAGGAGCCCACGAAGAAGGGCCTCATCGAGTGGCGCTACTTCCGGGGCTGGAGCGAGCAGGAGCTGCTGCCGCGGCTCGCGCTCGCGCGCACCCTGCCGCGCAACTTCCCCGACGAGCCGGAGAAGATGTCCCTGGAGACGGGCTGGAGCCAGGTGCGCAGCGTGTCGCGGCTGGGGCGCGAGGAGCCGGGTCCGCCTGCGCCCGACGGGCTCTTCGAGCGGGCGCGCGCGGTGTTCGAGACCTTCGACTTCTCCGACCCGCGCATCGTGCGCTGGCACTTCAAGCAGGACGAGCCCCTGCGCGGGCGCGCGGTGCTGCTCGAGCTCAAGAGCCTGGACGAGAAGCTGCGCTTCCTGTGCGCGGTGCGCGTGGGCGGCACGCGGCTCGAGCGCGGCGAGAAGTGCAGCATCTACGGCTTCAGCTTCGAGACGCTCGCGGGCCACATCGAGGCGGGCTGCGAGTGGTTCCTGCTCCAGAAGGATCACGCGAGCGGCGAGGTGAGCTTCACCATCGAGGCGAGCTGGCGGCCCGGGCAGTTCCCCAACTGGTGGACCCGGCTGGGCTTCAGCCTCGTGGGCCGCCGCTACCAGCGCGCCTGGCACCGGCTCACCCACGTGCGCGTGCGCGAGCTCGCGCGCCACCGCCCGGAGCTGGTGGGCAAGGCCGCGCACAGCGGGGCGCTCGAGCACTCGGGCCACGAGGTGGAGACGGCGCCCGTGCAGTTCTTCGCGCAGCCCGCGCAGGGACGTCACAAGACGAAGGTCCACGAGGAGGTGGAGGCCGTGAGCAGAGGATTATGGTTGACGCCGTTGGGGCTGGGGGTGCTCGCCGGGATGCGCAGCATGAGCGCGCCCACGCTGGTGAGCCGCCGGCTCGCAGAGGCGCCGGGGCCGCTGAACAGCGGGCTCGCGCGCACGCTGGCCAAGCCCTGGGTGCCGCAGGCGCTCGGCCTGCTCGCGCTGGGCGAGCTGGTGGTGGACAAGCTGCCGATGACGCCCGCGCGCGTGAAGGCGGTGCCGCTCGCCGGCCGGATCTTCGCGGGCGCGCTCGCCGCGGCGGCCTCGGTGGCGGGCAGCTCGCGCGGGCGCACCCTCGCGGCCGCGGCGCTGGGCGCCACCACGGCGGTGGTCTCGGCCTGGGCCTTCTTCGAGCTGCGCACGCTGGTGACGCGCCGGCTCAAGGTGCCGGCAGTCGCGGCGGGCCTCGCCGAGGACTCGCTGGTGGGGGCGCTCGCGAGCCGCCTCATGCCGGTGGTGTCCGGCGCCAGCGCGAGCGCGTAG